One genomic region from Lycorma delicatula isolate Av1 chromosome 9, ASM4794821v1, whole genome shotgun sequence encodes:
- the drn gene encoding zinc finger AN1-type doctor no, whose translation MERESNSMQALCRSGCGFYGNPATDGLCSLCYKEALKKKQQPPSSGPTGGSSFSTSAATNAAAAAFAASSTTTNTAFSSTPSVMDTAVPTIPVITPAPEQNKDQADNDGAGVSGSSNESGADLDDSQENKEDKDGKTKKKNRCAMCRKKVGLTGFECRCGGLYCAVHRYSDKHSCTFDYRELGAQEIRRNNPVVVGEKIQKI comes from the exons atggaaaggGAATCGAATTCGATGCAAGCTCTCTGCCGGTCTGGATGTGGATTTTACGGTAACCCGGCTACTGATGGCCTCTGTTCATTATGTTACAAAGAAGCTTTGAAAAAGAAACAACAGCCCCCGTCCTCAGGTCCTACCGGAGGCAGTAGTTTCTCGACTTCAGCCGCTACAAACGCCGCAGCGGCCGCTTTCGCCGCATCTTCAACCACAACTAACACTGCCTTTTCATCCACACCTAGCGTTATGGATACAGCTGTACCTACAATTCCTGTTATCACACCAGCTCCTGAACAGAACAAAGAC CAAGCTGATAATGATGGAGCAGGGGTTTCTGGCAGCAGCAATGAAAGTGGGGCAGACCTAGATGATAGCCAAGAGAACAAGGAGGATAAAGAcggcaaaacaaagaaaaagaatcgCTGCGCCATGTGCCGTAAGAAGGTTGGCCTTACTG gTTTCGAATGCCGTTGTGGAGGTTTATATTGTGCGGTACATCGATACTCGGATAAACATAGCTGCACATTCGACTACCGTGAGCTCGGTGCGCAAGAGATCCGCCGTAACAACCCTGTCGTCGTCGGTGAAAAAATTCAGAAGATCTGA